The genomic region CGGTATTTAAAAGCTGGCTCATCGCGAACGCAATTTCCGGCACCGACCTGCTTGAGATAGATATAATCATCGCCCAGAAATACGGTTTATCACCGTATAGCATATTCCTTGAAAATGACTTGCCATGTAAAGAGAACAGAGTGATATATGGTACTGTGAAAGGAGGCTATTATGGGCAGAAAGATAACTAAACTACCTCAACCGACACAATTGCCAACGCACCTTCGAGTCGCGGCCTATGCCCGCGTTTCCTGCGAAAAAGAAGAAATGC from Anaeromusa acidaminophila DSM 3853 harbors:
- a CDS encoding SHOCT domain-containing protein, yielding MIKEDAILRYKTAMSVFKSWLIANAISGTDLLEIDIIIAQKYGLSPYSIFLENDLPCKENRVIYGTVKGGYYGQKDN